TTCAGGAAATTTAAAACCATTTTTAGTAGGTTTTGGATTATCGTTCATAATATTCTCCTAATAATCAAATAATCTTAATATAATATCATTTTTTCTAATATATAATTCTATTTTAGTTAACTTGAATAACTAGAATTCAAAGCTTGAAACTCTTGGCTCAACTAAACATGCAGGCCTTGCTGCTACAATTCTCACTCCACTTGCCCTTTGAGATCCGATATTTACAAATGAGCCAAGTGCAGTTGTTTTTCCACCAAGTCCTAAAGGACCTATATTTGTATTATTCAACTCTTCTGCAATGTATTTTTCAATATCAGTTTGATTGCTTAAATCACCATGAGCCATTGCTCTAAGCATCAATGCATTTGCCTCAAAATGGGTTCTTCCAACTCCAATAGCAGGAATTGATGGGGTGCAACCTAACATAGCCAATGATTCCTTTAGCCAATCCAAAGCCTCGCCAAATACGATATTAGAATCTCTTTTATGGAAAATCCTATATGTTTTTGCCCTTATTTCAGGACCTCCTCCTTCCAATAGAATTGTGATTCTTATCTTATCATCATCCACACCAATCCTCCTTCCATAAGTGGATTCATCCTTCTCTTCTATTAAAAAGGATGCGGGCTTCATCATATGGGATTCATTGTATAAACCTTGTGATTGCTCAATACGTTCTGTATCATTTCCTTTTACTGCCATTGGCCTTCCAGGAAGCTTATCAAGTCCTTGAGCAATACCAATATTGATTTCATTGAAAAATCCTTTAGGGATTTCCCTTTCATGCCCTATTTCAATCAAAACATGTGGAATTCCTGTATCATCACATAATGGAAGCTTCTTTTCACTAGCGACCTTAAAGTTTTCAATCATCTGTTCCAAAGCCCAAACTGCATTTTCATTATTCAGCCCCTTTTCCAACTTTAGAGCATTTTCGTAAGCAGATAGCCTGTCTTCACTATATGAACTGCCTGCATTTACAACTGCATTTTGAACCTTTTCAATCAAATCCATAGTATCAACAATAATCTTAATTTAAAAAAAGGATTTAAATACTATTTTATATCCTATTTTCATACCATATTTTTATAATTTGCTCATTATAGCATCTGGATAATGCCTTTCAATCAAATCTCTGATTAAAGCCACTTGCTTAGCTCTTTGACGAGCTTCTTTTTCAGTTGTGTCCCAACTGTGATGTTTTGCAACAGACCCTCCTGTCTTTAAATAGACTGGACTTGTCACCTTAATCATTTCAGGAACTTCATAATGACGAATGAATCCTCCCGTGGACTTAGGATTTTCAGTATGGATGTCAATTGGAATATCTATTGCATCTCTAAGTGATGCCAACATTGGAATCTGAAGGTCTCTTACAGGATTAAGTGAGTTCAATCCGATTGATTCGAAGAGCTTTGCTGAAGCGGGATTGGAACAGCCTGCA
This genomic window from Methanobrevibacter ruminantium contains:
- a CDS encoding fumarate hydratase, giving the protein MDLIEKVQNAVVNAGSSYSEDRLSAYENALKLEKGLNNENAVWALEQMIENFKVASEKKLPLCDDTGIPHVLIEIGHEREIPKGFFNEINIGIAQGLDKLPGRPMAVKGNDTERIEQSQGLYNESHMMKPASFLIEEKDESTYGRRIGVDDDKIRITILLEGGGPEIRAKTYRIFHKRDSNIVFGEALDWLKESLAMLGCTPSIPAIGVGRTHFEANALMLRAMAHGDLSNQTDIEKYIAEELNNTNIGPLGLGGKTTALGSFVNIGSQRASGVRIVAARPACLVEPRVSSFEF